In the Pygocentrus nattereri isolate fPygNat1 chromosome 19, fPygNat1.pri, whole genome shotgun sequence genome, one interval contains:
- the igsf10 gene encoding immunoglobulin superfamily member 10 — MRLEWPSLRCSLLALHLLLAEARWSGACPTSCACYVPTEVHCTFRYLSTMPREIQPAVERINLGYNSLSVIKENELSGLTNLELLMLHSNLIQDIENKAFHHLKALQVLKMSYNRVKELRKETFQGLDNLLRLHMDHNRIEFIHPEAFYGLTSLQLVHLEGNLLQQLHPDTFITLRHSQIFKFSSIKTIYLSDNLLFTLPSTVFSGCYQLENLFLNGNPWSCDCRMDWFAEWMKKNPGILKCKRDRKFPGEQLCPVCESPVTSRGSNMIHLDAYTCSKPWIHPHLKQKNITMDENSFAPVFPKDFIAPIGMIEMNITDQFHNDANIACVVQRPTGLENLNVTHGVKAEDVTTLIATVATSLVCNIDYEHIRQLWGILATYSDSPMTLERGLLLAMPPDMIYKYKQARPANDEIFTEIEANIKANPAWLMQDVISLQLDRTTTTYSTLHIKYSSNVEMNVEANKVSRDRYSWTMIKRDNQTKTESSVLSGGLAELNCQTYGDPKPSTEWILPDGIKVRAPYTSEDQRIVIADNGKLTLRAADSSDAGVYRCIATNYLDADVLSFRVTVLSPDVEEEEINGVQLLRSVGESLFLDCETTGSPQASVQWILPDHTVLDRSYGNRKLYQNGTLKIHGLTERDRGFYRCIAANHIGVDLLASLVTISNDGSKRVRLIDLEGSGDDVQPNTEDPHKNHSEHLSRVSQESRTVTSDRPYPRLRSSLRRVPTMRRGGSRHPGWTRRVFDKTSRKVDPEKLANFIKRSQNNKQGKAADGEIIPLEDSKALGDETGSGNEGIEGNIFSPSHDMTITGNTENNYVTIYDQRENNQKSGAMITEVVRDDPSNFMTTPGHINTISTDSYSYTDATPVQASVTLGNYEIQSDETTPFMGYTIRSSDRKFYSPEIHTFKPLQPVTLKFTVTESMDKMELQFSGDTPETATEIMPNLNSQSLNVTRMMDRSAQRVNPVVHTSTDHESQTTFTAVTTTEREQDEITFHTTQRIKSPRLPPGSTIISHQQIHIIPPNKKRPGRRRNFPSRRRFIRPNKITDIQSLLDKFKRPSVKHEGNATVPYTVELTTDCELCGGLSTIKSRTVEEQSVVRPTSSLRKTEIPKPTTTLSTPFVTSPKMYTTSSSLNVEAQLKPKATSAFAPEQEPTQDPMKVSTTVIATTTTTKSSKVIRGKIPWHKLFGSKESQREILNRLRKPAKPSTTTQSTTSVRTMTTTPPSKVTATLPTGESIVAPMTASPPVAQENSETSSDDISGSSSFTESQASFDVIASFTTAGPFSNYHKTAVLHSPATTPTYGSRLSTTTESQITPILPAPPTTRTMSKEDSLESSTSGSDPGESAQFVGRSWRNRKPGFHRRRFRGRRPIKKTTTQAPTTRLTTLETTSLVPQTESSLHRPLYTPAGETVKSSKPSITKTSKSSNSEERDNSAKTTISPKISTTSESIPTYPTSTPRPYTTPQSQIRSNKRGGGRYQTQRPVIRRVRPKVSVGKHTDHLEQPRPRVSSAKHKDRSKDRIGNGKTITFDTVTVLKAEESYKSTSVPYNSDLANSLSNTYDETTVYDTTLSNAIGLESTTIDMNSKPRILGGNAASFTVDSNSDAFLPCEVTGNPAPAISWKRFSSSTGSTLTIKGKMGKFEVFKNGTLLIQNANVKDRGQYLCLAENDYGSDKLLVMLSVLAYPSQILEPKVREIKVHSGEAVEMRCKTEGRPVPVVSWILANRTQVRGQNNDQGRVKVTPEGTLVIQQVFVYDRGHYKCIASNPAGVDTATVRLQVVAAPPGILEEKRQLVRVDAGQSVWIPCTSQGDPQPTVHWVLFDGTIVRAHNTHLRAFVFPNGTFHMKNLDISDSGKYECIATSSTGSERRVVTLSVEKTETAPQINEISDRRTELEYGGQLQLNCSATGNPKPRIIWRLPSKALVDQWHRMGSRIQVLQNGTLIIDSVSEKDAGDYLCVARSKVGDDLQLLKVSVSMKPAKIEPKVVGKKQVPYGKDIKVDCKASGAPIPDISWGLPDGTLVNSALQADSSRGSRSKRYVLFDNGTLYLNKVGMDEEGDYTCYAENKLGKDEMHVHITVVTAAPRIRPPRLTYAKVRPGGNIRFDCEAVGEPKPKILWMLPSSDMIAASNERYLMHVNGSLDIRDVKLVDAGEYVCMARNTAGDESKVYKIDIDGNPPVINGYYQNRTVVKHTAPKYSRKLIDCKAEGDPPPRITWIMPDNIFLSAPYYGSRINVHPNGTLEIRNVRPTDTAEFICMARNDGGEAVMVVQLEVTSQLMRPIFKNPFNERLVTRLGKTTILNCSADGQPPPDIIWTLPNGTQLIGGPSRGAHHHLGKDGTFVIYNPSKEDAGKYRCAAKNKVGYIEKLIVLEVGQKPYILTRPRGIIRSMSGEPLFLHCLADASPRPTIIWTIPGGHVLNRPQSAGRYQLMDNGTLVIYQTKLHDRGNYVCRAKNDAGEAMLTIPVVIIAYPPRITNGPPPTLKKISGSPVHLNCFATGIPKPEISWELPDRSVLSTAGKGRPAGSELLHPQGTLIIQKPTVTDSGHYKCLASNYLGTDTRTTYMRVM; from the exons ATGCGCTTGGAGTGGCCCTCCCTGCGCTGCAGCCTCCTTGCGCTCCACTTACTTCTGGCTGAGGCGCGCTGGAGCGGCGCCTGTCCCACGTCGTGCGCATGCTATGTGCCGACGGAGGTGCACTGTACCTTCCGGTACCTGAGCACCATGCCCCGTGAGATCCAGCCGGCTGTGGAGAGGATCAACCTGGG GTACAACAGTCTATCAGtgataaaagaaaatgaactgTCAGGGCTGACAAACCTGGAATTGCTGATGCTGCACAGTAACCTCATCCAAGACATTGAAAACAAGGCGTTCCACCATCTAAAGGCTCTGCAG GTGCTAAAAATGAGTTACAACAGAGTGAAGGAGCTTCGAAAGGAGACATTTCAGGGCCTGGATAATTTACTGCGTCTCCATATGGACCATAATCGCATTGAATTCATCCACCCAGAAGCTTTTTATGGTCTGACTTCCCTACAGTTAGTGCATCTCGAGGGCAACCTGCTCCAACAACTTCATCCAGACACATTCATAACTCTGAGACACAGTcagattttcaaattttcttccATCAAGACCATTTATCTATCGGACAATCTATTGTTCACTCTACCTTCTACTGTGTTCTCTGGCTGTTACCAGCTAGAAAACCTCTTTCTTAATGGAAACCCCTGGTCATGTGACTGTAGGATGGACTGGTTTGCAGAGTGGATGAAAAAGAATCCAG GCATCCTGAAATgcaaaagagacagaaagttTCCTGGAGAGCAGCTCTGTCCTGTCTGTGAATCACCAGTTACCTCCAGAGGCAGTAATATGATTCATCTAGATGCCTACACATGTTCTAAGCCATGGATTCATCCCCATTTAAAACAGAAGAATATCACTATGGATGAGAACAGCTTTGCCCCAGTTTTCCCAAAGGATTTTATTGCTCCAATAGGAATGATTGAAATGAACATTACAGACCAGTTCCACAATGATGCCAACATAGCCTGTGTTGTACAGAGACCAACAGGGTTGGAAAATTTGAATGTAACCCACGGAGTGAAGGCTGAAGACGTTACAACACTTATTGCAACTGTGGCCACATCACTTGTTTGTAATATTGACTATGAGCACATCCGTCAGCTTTGGGGCATTTTGGCCACTTACAGTGATTCTCCAATGACACTTGAGAGGGGGCTCCTCCTCGCTATGCCACCAGACATGATCTACAAGTACAAGCAAGCAAGGCCAGCTAATGATGAAATCTTCACAGAGATTGAGGCAAATATTAAGGCAAATCCTGCATGGTTAATGCAAGATGTCATCAGCTTACAACTAGACCGCACTACAACCACATACTCAACCCTTCATATCAAATATTCGTCCAATGTCGAAATGAATGTTGAAGCAAATAAAGTAAGTAGAGATCGATACAGCTGGACTATGATCAAAAGGGACAACCAGACTAAGACAGAGTCTTCAGTACTTTCTGGTGGTCTGGCTGAACTGAACTGTCAAACCTACGGTGATCCTAAACCCTCTACAGAGTGGATATTACCAGATGGAATCAAGGTGCGAGCACCATATACAAGTGAGGATCAGAGGATTGTAATAGCAGACAATGGGAAGCTTACTTTAAGAGCAGCAGATAGCTCTGATGCTGGTGTCTATCGTTGTATTGCAACCAACTATCTGGATGCAGATGTACTTTCCTTTAGGGTTACTGTCTTGTCCCCAGATGTTGAAGAGGAGGAAATCAATGGGGTTCAGCTTTTACGTTCAGTGGGTGAGAGCTTATTCCTTGATTGTGAAACAACAGGTAGCCCTCAAGCCTCTGTTCAGTGGATATTACCAGACCACACTGTTTTGGACAGGTCCTATGGAAACAGGAAACTCTACCAAAATGGCACTTTGAAAATACATGGACTGACTGAAAGGGACAGGGGATTTTATAGATGCATAGCTGCTAATCATATTGGGGTAGATTTGCTAGCCTCCCTAGTGACCATTTCAAATGATGGGTCAAAAAGGGTAAGACTGATAGATTTAGAGGGGTCTGGTGATGATGTGCAGCCCAACACAGAGGATCCACACAAGAACCACAGTGAACATCTTTCCAGGGTCAGCCAAGAATCAAGGACAGTTACTTCAGACCGACCATATCCTAGGCTCAGGTCCTCACTTCGCAGGGTACCAACAATGAGAAGAGGTGGTAGCAGACACCCTGGGTGGACTAGAAGGGTGTTTGATAAAACATCCAGGAAAGTAGACCCAGAGAAATTAGCAAACTTTATTAAGAGgtctcaaaataataaacaaggAAAGGCTGCAGATGGTGAGATCATTCCCTTGGAGGATTCAAAAGCTCTTGGTGATGAGACAGGTTCAGGCAATGAAGGGATTGAAGGCAACATTTTCAGTCCAAGTCATGACATGACAATTACaggaaatacagaaaataattaTGTGACCATCTATGACCAGCGTGAGAACAATCAGAAGAGTGGTGCTATGATCACAGAAGTAGTAAGAGATGATCCCAGCAATTTCATGACAACACCAGGGCACATTAACACAATTTCAACAGATTCATACTCATACACAGATGCCACCCCAGTGCAGGCTAGTGTCACCCTTGGCAACTATGAAATTCAAAGCGATGAGACAACACCATTTATGGGTTATACAATTAGATCTAGTGATAGAAAGTTCTACAGTCCTGAAATACATACATTCAAGCCTTTACAACCAGTAACTTTAAAATTTACAGTTACAGAGAGCATGGATAAAATGGAACTTCAATTTTCTGGGGATACACCAGAGACTGCAACAGAGATCATGCCAAATCTTAATTCTCAGAGCCTTAATGTGACACGCATGATGGATCGCTCAGCCCAAAGAGTGAACCCTGTGGTACACACATCAACAGACCATGAAAGCCAGACCACATTTACAGCAGTCACAACaacagaaagagaacaagatGAAATTACTTTTCATACTACTCAAAGAATCAAGTCTCCCCGTCTCCCTCCTGGATCCACCATCATCTCCCACCAGCAAATACACATTATTCCTCCAAATAAAAAACGTCCAGGGAGAAGACGTAACTTTCCAAGCAGACGCAGGTTTATCCGACCAAACAAAATTACAGACATACAGTCCTTGCTAGACAAGTTCAAAAGACCATCTGTAAAGCATGAGGGTAATGCCACTGTTCCATACACAGTGGAGCTGACTACAGACTGTGAACTGTGTGGAGGATTGTCTACCATAAAGTCCAGAACAGTAGAAGAGCAATCAGTTGTCAGACCAACCTCTTCTttaagaaagacagaaataccCAAACCCACAACAACACTAAGCACGCCATTTGTTACTTCCCCAAAGATGTATACTACATCAAGTTCACTCAACGTTGAGGCACAGTTGAAGCCTAAAGCTACCTCTGCATTTGCCCCTGAGCAAGAGCCAACACAAGATCCTATGAAAGTATCAACCACTGTTATAGCTACAACCACGACCACTAAATCTTCTAAAGTCATACGAGGAAAGATACCATGGCACAAATTATTTGGAAGCAAAGAGAGTCAGCGGGAAATTCTTAACAGACTTAGGAAACCAGCTAAACCATCCACTACAACACAGAGCACAACATCAGTCAGAACCATGACCACAACACCACCATCAAAGGTCACAGCTACCCTACCTACTGGAGAATCAATAGTAGCACCGATGACTGCCTCTCCTCCCGTGGCACAAGAAAATTCAGAGACATCTTCTGATGACATATCAGGTTCTTCATCCTTCACAGAATCACAAGCTTCTTTTGATGTGATAGCTTCATTTACAACTGCCGGTCCATTCAGCAATTACCATAAAACAGCTGTTCTGCACAGTCCTGCAACTACACCTACATATGGATCTAGGTTATCCACAACTACAGAGTCCCAAATTACTCCAATTCTACCAGCCCCACCAACAACTAGAACTATGTCCAAGGAAGATAGTTTGGAATCAAGTACCTCCGGCTCTGATCCAGGGGAGTCTGCACAGTTTGTTGGAAGATCTTGGAGAAATCGAAAGCCAGGATTCCACAGAAGACGTTTCAGAGGAAGAAGGCCAATAAAGAAAACAACGACACAAGCTCCAACTACCAGACTTACTACACTGGAAACCACCTCTCTTGTGCCACAGACAGAGTCAAGTTTGCACAGACCCTTGTATACACCTGCTGGAGAGACAGTGAAATCCTCCAAACCATCTATTACTAAGACTAGTAAAAGCTCTAACAGTGAAGAAAGGGACAACTCAGCCAAAACCACCATTTCCCCAAAAATCTCTACAACCAGTGAATCCATACCAACCTATCCAACGTCAACACCAAGGCCATACACTACGCCACAGTCCCAAATCCGCAGTAACAAAAGAGGAGGTGGAAGGTATCAAACACAGAGACCTGTAATTAGAAGAGTAAGGCCAAAAGTGTCAGTGGGTAAACACACGGATCATCTAGAACAACCCAGACCAAGAGTTTCATCTGCAAAGCACAAGGATAGATCTAAGGATAGGATAGGTAATGGGAAGACAATAACTTTTGACACAGTAACTGTTCTCAAAGCAGAAGAAAGTTATAAGAGCACCTCAGTTCCATACAACAGTGATCTTGCCAACAGTCTTTCAAACACCTATGATGAAACTACAGTGTATGACACTACACTATCAAATGCCATTGGCTTGGAATCAACCACAATTGATATGAACTCCAAGCCAAGAATTCTTGGGGGAAATGCAGCAAGCTTTACAGTTGATTCAAATTCTGATGCTTTCCTTCCATGTGAGGTTACAGGCAACCCTGCCCCTGCCATCAGCTGGAAACGATTTTCCTCAAGTACAG GCAGTACCTTGACCATTAAAGGCAAAATGGGTAAATTTGAAGTATTCAAAAATGGAACTTTGTTGATCCAGAATGCCAATGTCAAAGACCGGGGACAATATCTTTGTCTGGCTGAGAATGATTATGGCTCTGACAAACTCCTGGTCATGCTGTCAGTGCTTGCTTATCCCTCACAGATATTGGAACCAAAAGTCAGAGAGATTAAGGTTCACTCTGGTGAAGCAGTCGAGATGAGATGCAAAACAGAAGGTAGACCAGTGCCTGTGGTGTCATGGATTCTAGCAAATCGTACTCAAGTTAGGGGTCAAAACAATGATCAGGGCAGAGTAAAAGTCACCCCAGAGGGTACTCTAGTTATCCAGCAGGTGTTTGTTTATGACCGCGGACACTATAAGTGCATTGCTAGTAATCCAGCTGGTGTAGACACAGCTACAGTGCGTCTGCAAGTGGTGGCAGCACCTCCTGGCATCTTGGAGGAGAAACGGCAGCTTGTGAGGGTTGATGCTGGACAGAGTGTGTGGATTCCCTGTACATCACAAGGAGACCCTCAGCCCACTGTACACTGGGTCTTGTTTGATGGGACTATTGTAAGAGCACATAACACTCACTTAAGAGCATTTGTATTTCCTAATGGCACTTTTCACATGAAAAACCTGGATATTTCTGACAGTGGAAAATATGAATGCATCGCTACAAGTTCCACAGGGTCAGAGCGGCGAGTGGTCACTCTATCTGTGGAAAAAACTGAAACTGCTCCCCAGATAAATGAAATATCAGACAGGCGAACAGAGCTGGAATATGGCGGTCAACTTCAGTTGAACTGCTCTGCAACCGGAAATCCCAAACCTCGAATTATTTGGAGGCTTCCCTCCAAAGCCCTTGTGGATCAGTGGCACAG aATGGGCAGCCGTATCCAGGTGCTGCAGAACGGCACGCTTATCATCGACTCAGTCAGTGAGAAAGACGCTGGAGACTACCTTTGTGTTGCTCGCAGCAAAGTTGGAGATGATCTACAGCTATTGAAGGTCTCTGTGTCCATGAAGCCAGCTAAAATTGAACCCAAGGTTGTCGGCAAGAAGCAGGTACCATATGGCAAGGACATCAAGGTAGACTGCAAGGCCTCTGGTGCTCCCATACCAGATATTTCATGGGGCTTACCTGATGGTACATTAGTAAACAGTGCCCTTCAGGCAGACAGCAGCAGAGGGAGTCGCTCCAAACGTTACGTCTTGTTTGATAACGGAACACTCTACCTGAATAAGGTGGGAATGGACGAAGAGGGAGACTATACTTGTTATGCAGAGAACAAACTTGGCAAAGACGAAATGCATGTTCACATCACTGTGGTAACGGCAGCACCTCGGATTCGCCCTCCAAGGCTCACCTATGCCAAAGTGAGGCCAGGAGGGAATATCCGCTTTGACTGTGAAGCCGTAGGAGAACCCAAACCAAAGATCCTGTGGATGCTACCCTCAAGTGACATGATTGCTGCATCAAATGAACGGTACTTGATGCATGTCAATGGATCTCTTGATATCCGTGATGTGAAGTTAGTTGATGCTGGAGAGTACGTCTGCATGGCCCGCAATACTGCAGGTGATGAGAGCAAAGTGTACAAGATAGACATTGATGGCAATCCACCTGTCATCAATGGCTATTACCAGAACAGAACAGTTGTGAAACATACAGCACCAAAATATTCAAGGAAGCTTATAGACTGCAAAGCAGAAGGGGACCCACCTCCTAGGATCACATGGATAATGCCAGACAATATCTTTCTCTCAGCTCCTTACTATGGAAGCAGGATAAACGTCCATCCCAATGGGACTCTTGAGATCCGCAACGTTAGACCTACAGACACAGCAGAGTTCATCTGTATGGCCAGGAATGATGGTGGTGAAGCTGTTATGGTGGTGCAGCTGGAGGTTACCAGCCAACTCATGAGGCCTATCTTCAAAAACCCTTTTAACGAGAGATTGGTGACTAGACTGGGAAAAACGACAATACTTAACTGTTCTGCTGATGGACAGCCACCTCCAGACATTATTTGGACTTTACCCAATGGTACCCAGCTTATTGGTGGGCCTAGCAGAGGTGCTCATCATCACCTGGGCAAGGATGGGACCTTTGTCATCTATAACCCAAGCAAAGAGGATGCTGGGAAATATCGTTGTGCTGCTAAGAACAAGGTTGGATATATTGAAAAGCTGATTGTTCTAGAAGTTGGACAAAAGCCTTATATTCTGACACGACCAAGAGGGATTATCCGCAGTATGTCTGGGGAACCTCTGTTCCTTCATTGCCTCGCAGATGCAAGCCCTCGTCCCACCATCATTTGGACCATTCCAGGGGGTCATGTCCTTAACCGTCCTCAATCAGCTGGTCGCTACCAGCTAATGGACAATGGAACACTGGTCATCTATCAGACCAAGCTACATGACCGAGGGAACTATGTGTGCCGGGCAAAGAATGATGCAGGTGAAGCCATGCTTACCATACCTGTGGTCATCATTGCGTACCCACCCCGCATCACCAATGGACCCCCACCAACTTTGAAGAAAATATCAGGTAGTCCTGTACACCTTAATTGCTTTGCTACTGGAATACCAAAGCCAGAAATCTCCTGGGAGCTTCCAGATCGATCAGTCCTCTCCACGGCTGGAAAAGGACGTCCAGCAGGCAGTGAGCTTCTTCATCCACAGGGCACGCTCATAATCCAGAAGCCAACAGTAACAGATTCGGGCCACTATAAGTGCCTAGCATCTAATTACCTTGGCACAGACACCAGAACCACCTACATGAGGGTCATGTGA